The Pungitius pungitius chromosome 15, fPunPun2.1, whole genome shotgun sequence nucleotide sequence GTTCAgacactgagaggaggaggaggcttctGTACTTGgtttaaagtattttctttcattcctcCTAATTCCATCCCTCGCTGTGACCCCGACCCACTGGACCGGGTCCTCTAAACACATTGTAATATAAATCTGCAGTTTCCTTTCAGCTTTAAGAACAAATCCTCTTCTAGTGGTCAGAAGTTTATAATAAATATCAAAGGTACTCAGCAGTGTCTTTGCTGGACATGATGAATCTGTACAGTGTTTTATGCGTGTGGATGAACAGAATCAATGACACATAGTAAATATAAGTATGTATGTCTGCCAACACGAGCTGAATGTACATCTGGAGAGGAACTGTTGGCTTTAACAAACTGGAATAAAGAGCTCTAATAAGAGGAATTTCCAAAGGAGAccttccttttgtcttctttgatGTATTCATACATTTAGACTTGAGGTTTTATGATGTTGCTGCAACTTGTCACAGTAAAGCCAAAAGTATGAATATAATTAGGGTTCATTAAgtcaaatacatacaaattaaATTTAAGCCTACTACTGGGTCAAAAGGTTTATGAAAACAAAGTCAATATgtcaaaaattaaaacaaatatttggtcgatgtttttttttcaagaaaagTAATGTTTTGATGATGGTTGGATGAAAATATcagagaaaaaagtaaaaaattagATCAAAGAAACTTTTCACATTCCGACCTGCTGTGATTTAACATCCAATCCCTCCGGCTCATCACATCAGTTTTTTCTTACACGACGCACGTCTTCTACCACAAACCCTCTGAGATGCAACAGGGGCTCAGATGGTGAAGTGAGACCACGTGGGTCCCTCACGGGATCCAGCTCCTCACTCGGCACCCTCTGCATTCTGGTGGAGTAGAAAGGATCAGAACAGtgactgtcccccccccccccccccccgggatctGAGTGACATATTCAATGTCTTCATActgtgcgcggggggggggggggggaaagcatggTCTTCATCTCTTTAGGGTCCAAAGTCCCTCAAAGCAGTCTACaaacagggggggagggggcgctgTCCAGGGTGCTGATCCCGGGACTCCCGATTGTGGAAAGACGCCGACCATCGTCACGCGATGAGGAACGCAGAGGCTGTCTTTTCACTGACGTCGTCTCCTGACGTCCTCAGTGAGTCCACAGCAGACCGCTCTGCTCCCTCAGATGATCCAGATGAtccacctgctcctcttcaACAGCTCCTCCTCCGGCCCCTGAACTACACGTATGAGCGATACGTGTCACCTTAGGAGTGGACATCGAAGTCATAAGTCTGCAGCTGAAAAATATTTCtgttaaaattacatttttaagatCTATTCAAAGATTATAAACACATTGATATTACATTTACAATACATTGAAACAGAAAACACTGAACTTCATGCAGCCGGTCTGAGGGTTCCAACATGGGGTCCAACCCCCAGAATGCAACTTGATTTCATCTTCAACACCGCCCTCTTTTCTTGATCTCTGTGACACTTTAATTAAGCGCTTATCCTAAATGTTGCCTGTGTTTACCTCCACAGCAGCGCTCTGTGTTTCCTTTAATGAGAAGCCGCCCGTCTGTCACTTTAATCAATGCGCTTTTCACCGCAGGTTAATTCAGCGCTTGGTTAAACAGCCGAGTGACAACGCCGTCCTCAAGAGGACGAGGACGCGGGACAGCAGTCTCCAAGAGACACGAGGAACATCCACAATGGTGGACAGCGTCCggtcatctcacacacacacacagtcagtgagGAGATGAaaggccaggtgtgtgtgttcccatcTGCTCCCCCCCTGCGTGTCTGACTACCCGTCCTGGATGGAGACCAGAAGATGACCGTGAAGCTCCTCCTGAAGCTCCAGATGTTCCATGTCTTGTAGATCTCTCTTTAagtgaaaacattcatttttgttttgttaatccACACCTGGAGGAGGGAAAAGTCCTTCTGGTGGGTTACTTCTGGTATTTTTGGGAGGAGGTTTTTGCTGCTGACTTGTTTCCTGCGTGACTTGGTGACCGAGTCGCTGCAGCTCTGGTCTCCTCCTGGCTTTGAGCTTCAGGCTGTCAGAGAGGCCGTGGTGTAAGTCGAACTCTGCTAAACGCCTGGAAGCTGCTCGCTCCGAACGCTGCAGAGGTAtttctagaagaaaaaaaaagaatatagtCAATTCTTATCCGTCCAAATGCATTTCACACCTGATGTTCCCTTTTGTGCTGAAAGACTCAAAGTGCAGGTGAAGTGGGGTCTGATGGAGAAGTTAAGAGAACAGACGACCAAAGGATCAAAAGTCTGTTAATTTGCTGTATCAGGAGTTTAAACCTAGGTTATGAtggccattgtgtgtgtgtgtgtgtgtgtgtgtgtgtgtgtgtgtgtgtgtgtgtgtgtgtcacaatgaCAGACTGGAGACCTTTGGAGGACATGTTGGCCTCCTCTCAGCAGACTAAGCCCACTCCCCTGGTGGATGAACCATCACCTCCATCATTGGCTCCCTGCTAATGTATCTGGGGGTCCGCAGTGAGCCCCACTGAGCAGGTGGGCCGACACATTTGGCTCCGACTAACTCCAGCGTGACCGATCttctcttcgggggggggggggtgacacctGCTTGAGAAGGTGATTGATGTTCTGAGGGGCTGGATGAGTGACCTTCATGTTGCCTCCTGTGGTGCTTTTACCCCAGCGGTGTTGAGAAGGTTGTTATTCATTTAAAGTGAGTATTTTTAGAGGAAAGACAACGAACACGAAGTTACTTCCTCCAAATGGCCTCAGATGTTTGAATCCCTCACCGCTCCTGTCAGAGGTGACGGTTCGTCTTGACATTTTAGTTTGATGGCTGACAGCAAAATGGCAAAAGTTACAGAGTTCGTTTGAGGCCAAACTGCTGATCCCCCGAGACGCTGTGACATTTGTCTTGGAAGCAGATTGATCGATACGTGCGTggacaataaaacaaagaataGGCCTCAGAATACTCACTGCAATGGACCAAAAGCTGCTTTTGGGTTCAGCATTTGCCAAAAATGGATaaagaaatttaaaatgtagagagctgggaaaaaaagacatgacaaAACCACTTTAAAGAAGCTTGATTCATAAATTAGTCTGCATTCTTTTGTGTGGGTGATGATGgcatattaatttattattttctacTCAAAGAAGCCAACAGAAAACCATCTGATCTTCTGAGCTCTTTAATTCGTTGGCGCTGTATTTCTTCTATCTGATCAACAtccagtggaacagattgagcCGTTCTCTcgttgtctgtctgtctccatcGAGGGCAAAAGCAGGAAAACAATGGAGCAGATTAGCGTTAAGTGTCAAGAGGGACTTCTGGGATTTGTCTGCTGCACGCCGTCTCCGGAAATGTGTTTTGCCCTCAAAGAGCATCGAGGAGCGGCTCCTCCTCACCTGGAAGCAGCTCGATAGAGCTGCTGAGGCCTCGCGGCTCGGTTCCTCCTCGGGGAACCAAAGCAGGAGGAAGCGTGCGTCTGTGCTTCCACTCGCTCGGTTAAGTTGGAACCACCGCGTCGTCTCGCCCGATTCCCCCCCAGCGAGTTCCGCCTGTCCACTCGTTGGTTCCCAGCAGAAAGCCTCACGCGTTGATGTCTGACGTCATTCACATAACGGCTGCCTTCTCTGAGGAAAATCCACTTTTCTTCTGATCCTCCATCCTGCTTCTCGGACTTTGTGCTGTGGGAAAGAAATGGTCATTTTTCTCTCCACATCATTTCCtcttatataaaaaaacatccttGGGTGGCGAGGACGGTTAAAAAAAGGGAACCAGTTGCCTGTGGCGACGGAGGAGGCCTGTTGGCAGCAAGTGGAGATGTTTCTGTTTGGAGGAGACAATGTTTCCTCCATGTTTCCATCACTAATCGCCGTCTTACCCAGAGCTCCACACAGCTGTAGAAACCACAGCAGCGTGACTCGCTCCGCTCTGTGTAAGACGCTAACAGGCTTAACTGCAGCTGAGAAGGACGGCGGGACGCTGCAGGACTGAAGACAGACGAATGCAAAGAGACGCagagatgagacagagagacggacggCCCCGCTGAGTTCTGCACATTTCCAGGAGCCTTTTCCAGGGATGCTTTCCATTGTAGATTGTGGTGTAATTGTGCAGCTGTTTGCTGCTGATAAACCTCTGGAAGAGTCCGGTCTCCGCTGGATTCTATCAGGAGGCCGTCAGACACAAAGTTCTGGCTTTTTTCCTGGTGGCGTCAGCTTTTCCTCTTTGACCGTCTGCACCGAGACGGAGACGGAGGCAGATGTGACACGGTGTCACATCTGTCCAATGActgctttttttactttttatttcccGGCTTCACTAGAGACCCACTGCGACCGCTCTGTTACCGTGGTAACCACGTGAGGTCATCGGAGTCGACAAAAATGTGTCCGACAACCAGCGAAGGAAAAAAGGCGTCACTGCTGGAGGCTCCACGACGTCTCCATCCTGTGAAGACGATGCGTGAGACCTCTCTGGGGGGGTCAGTGCTCGGTGAAGAACACCCACTCGTGGTGTCGGCAGCCGGCTGCGGGTTCGTTTCCCACTGGGATCCGAACGCTTCCCGGAACGTAAGCGGAATGTCGGATGAAAAGGATCCGCcgttaaaagacaaaaatctGTTCTTTATTCTCTGATGGCGCATTTCTACGTACTCAATTAACCCcccaaggaggaaaaaaaaaacacaatcaaggCCTgcgaggaaaaaaataaataaataaagtgagaGGAGGATAAGGAGAGAAGGGGATAATTAAGGAAATGAAAGCAGAAGACAAAAGGGCAGATgctcgaggggaggggggcccAGCAGGGGgtgagcagaggagaagaggcaGGTTGACTCTGCCCTCTCATTATAAAGGTCATTAatggttcctctcctccagcggcTGATTAATAACATCATTTAGATCAAAAGGGCCGCTTAATGTGAGACCTTTGAATTCTGGTTTAGAGAAAATAaggtcatcgggggggggggtggagcacaAGTATAAATACTTTTATCCCTAAACATTCAGATTAGCAAAAGTCTGCGAGGACGTGATGTTGAGACGCATCTATCGAAGCCTTTGTTGAACCGAAAATACAAAAGACTTAATAATAGAACTTAATCTTTTTACTTCATCTGTCTTAATctctggttttcttttcttcaggaACACCCCCCTCGATCCGTCGTAGCGGGGATGGTCGATCAAAGTATCTTAAACTCGTTTGTGatcaagtatttattactaactagaatttaatttacaaaaatcatatgcagaaatacagaaatcatcaacacaagctgtGAGTCAAATGACTCAATTCAGCTGGAACCGAATGTTCCTGAAtgttctccctcagaggagcaggaagatctgccAGACCCCCCTTCACAAGGAGTCTCAGCAGGAACCAGAGGCTGTAggaatgtgacctttgaccccggtgGGGCCGTGCAGATTGGTCCAGGGTGTAGGTCACTGCgtcaggaagagagagagtttgGCGAGTTAATGAGACTCATAGTGGGCACAAGATTAatccattttgttttattatcaacatgACTGCAGCTGCGGTGCAGATAAAAGACCAGGAGTCCACCAGGAGTCCACAAGGAGTCCACCAGGAGCCCACCAGGAGTCCACCAGGAGTCCACAAGGAGTCCACCAGGAGCCCACCAGGAGTCCACCAGGAGTCCACCAGGAGTCCACCAGGAGCCCTCCAGGAGCCCACAAGGAGTCCACCAGGAGTCCACCAGGAGTCCACCAGGAGTCCACCAGGAGCCCTCCAGGAGCCCACAAGGAGTCCACCAGGAGTCCACCAGGAGTCCACCAGGAGTCCACATGGAGTCCACCAGGAGTCCACCAGGAGCCCTCCAGGAGTCCACAAGGAGTCCACCAGGAGCCCACCAGGAGCCCACCAGGAGCCCACCAGGAGTCCACAAGGAGTCCACCAGGAGCACACCAGGAGCCCACCAGGAGCCCACCAGGAGCCCACCAGGAGTCCACAAGGAGTCCACCAGGAGCCCACCAGGAGCCCACCAGGAGCCCACCAGGAGTCCACAAGGAGTCCACCAGGAGCACACCAGGAGCCCACCAGGAGCCCACCAGGAGCCCACCAGGAGTCCACAAGGAGTCCACCAGGAGCCCACCAGGAGCCCACCAGGAGCCCACCAGGAGCCCACAAGGAGCCCACCAGGAGTCCACCAGGAGCCCACCAGGAGTCCACAAGGAGTCCACCAGGAGCACACCAGGAGCCCACCAGGAGCCCACCAGGAGCCCACCAGGAGTCCACAAGGAGTCCACCAGGAGCCCACCAGGAGCCCACCAGGAGCCCACCAGGAGTCCACCAGGAGTCCCCAAGGAGTCCACCAGGAGCACACCAGGAGCCCACCAGGAGCCCACCAGGAGCCCACCAGGAGCCCACCAGGCCTCCTGCTGGCTGATCTGAGGCCGCAGAGGGAGATGCAGACAGGAAGCCGGCGCGTCACATGGTGCGGAGACACCGCTCTCAGTCCTCATCGGAGACTCACGTCCTCTCCCCGCGCTCCGTTTAATGCCTCAACAGTTATGAAACCATTAATTAGGCCTTCATCAAATCTACTCCCACAgagcctgctgtgtgtgtgtgtgtggctgtgttttaCCAGCATTACGGGGACATACGTCTCCTCACGCAGCTACATTGTGGGGACTCCCAGTTCTCTTAGGGAGAAAATAGTGTAAATCTGGAAATTTTAGGGCTTGTGTCAAGGTTATGTTAAGGTCGGGGTTAGGTATAGGTTGAAGTTATGGTATGGGGTAAGGAAATAAGTCAATTACTTACTAGATTAAATTGACACAAAGTGATTGATTGGTAATAACATACAGATAATGGAGGTAATGCTCTTTTATTGTTGTGCTCAGCTGATGACGACAGTATATCTGTGAGGTGATTGAATGGGAGTTTCTCTTTAACTtcaggtgggtgagggtgaCAGGTTCTCTTCAGGTGTAGAAGTCTGTTAATCCAtgtaaaccttttattttagtgcagattggttttttaaaaacagctggCTGTGATTTGATAAAAATGTGTCACGAATGTAGATTCCTGATTGTTGTTTTCAGCCCCAGTGATGACCAGAGAGCGTTGTTGCATCATCAGAATATGACACTCGGTCACAGTGTGGTCTAAAGGGAAATTAACAGTGGAAGCTTCGCCTGTAGGACTTTAGGAGCCTGTAAATCATCTGCAGCACATTAAGGGCAGCTGTAATCCTACCGGACAACACAAAGGATGCAACCACACACAAATGTCCTTTATGAACCCTTAACAGTGACAGGAGGTTCACCTCATTTAAGATATCAATCCATTTGGGATTCTTTGAGTAGGTCCCACTTTTTTTTGGAGCCGCTGGGATTATCGCTCACGTCGCgctgctcctctgcagctcgTGCGGGACAACCGGAGAAGGTGAGCAGGCGATGCGGCTTTTTCTTACACTTCTCCCGGGAGGAGACGCAGCGAGTCCGGGCAGCGCGCGGCGGGAGGGTCCCGctttaaacggggggggggggggggggggggtcccggtaTATGAACGATGTGGTTAACGCCGCTGCTCTGTCCGCCTTTGTTTTCTGAGTATCGGCCGCGCgtcatcacgtgtgtgtgtgtgtgtgtgtgtgtgtgtgtgtgtgtgtgtgtgtgtgtgtgtgtgtgtgtgtgtgtgtgtgtgtgttaatctaCCAGGAGGCGATGTGAGGACATTGTGTGGAAAAGAATCCGTTTCCTGTGAAatggttgttgttgtaaagCATCCAAACTGATGCGGAGCCTCTTCTGTCGCTCTCTGAAGGCCGAGACTGAACTtctgaagaagaaaggaggacGACGTTTCACAGATTAAAGGGAAGttcaaaagaatgaaaagataaagcagcagcagctgtgacaaaatgtttgtctttgatcTGTTAAAGTCAGAAAAGACACAGATGGATTTAGTCAAATGTCCTTCATCCCGGATGAGATGACCTTCAGTTTTATGAATGACATAAGTACGATGGTGGCCTTGCTCAGAGGAGCTCATTGGACGATTGAAGGACTCCGATTTGACCTCGATGAACGTGAGACGGTGGACGTTTGTTGGTGTGACGCCCCCCCCGAGGACACACGGCTCCAGTGTCCCTCCTTTTCATCCACGCCGGGACACACGGACAAAACCCGCCTGTCATCCTTTTCATCCCtgtttctcttctccttctgtccGCCCTGGAGGACGTGACGGCAAAGTTGGCTGAAAGTTCTGAACTCGTCTCCGTCTTTGTTCTCACTCCAGCTCCGTCCGTCTCagttgtccccgccgccgcacCTGAGGGGCAGAATGTCTCCGCCGCCTCTTTGAAGGCCGGTTTCTTCTCACAATTTACCCTTGTccaagcccccgcccccctcggtTACCGTTGCTAGGGCTGTGGAGACTTCGCTCCCCCCTGCATTTCAATACCTCACAGTCAACAGCATcagtgagagaaaagagacaatTTTCACTTTACGTCTGAACCGCACGTTTCTCTTGATGGGTGAAAATAACTCAGGTGAAGTCCCATCAACACGTCTGTTCAACCTTCAATTAACACGCTCTCCTTCCGTTACCTCGGCTGCGTTTTAGTTCCCTTTGTCACGTATCAGCTGAAAGGAAACGATTGCATTTGCTTCACaaggacgtctttgtgtgttttgggacgAAGGTCGAGGCTAAAGATGGTGTTTGAAAGGCTGCATTTCTACTTTGTTTTTTATCAAAGGTCAGCGCACAGGATGTGATGACACACTGCCTGGACCGGACCTCGTGCATCACGGGTCAGGATGAGCATGAAGCTCAACAAGACGGAGCTCTGCTGGACTGGACTGGAAAATTGGACCaaattatgaaatgaaaattaaaatgtactttttctaaacacaaatacaaactatTGTTGTTTCAAAATTTTGAGTTCCAGCTTAAATGGGAAAAACTCAACTAAATTTGAGTTTTTAATGACCTTACACAGCCATCATTTAATCTTAATTAAGATTCTGAACTGCTGAATGTCAACACGACCGCGTCAAGTTTCATTCCAACTTTTATCCATCACACAAAGGGTTTTCTTTGCATTCATTAATTCTACATTAAGCATTTAAGAAGTGTTGGTGGAACACAAATGAGTGTAACTGTGAATAAATGACCTGCTGAATCAAAACTGCGGGTTTACAGCTCTGaggagacgaagaggaggaagaggaagacgacctcttcttcctcttcctcaggttGCCATGATTTGCCTTCCTGGCCCTGCAGGAGAAATGACCCGCTGACCCACTGAAGCACAGACAGCTCCAGCAGAGTCATTAGCgcctcccagaatgcatctcAAAGCCTCCGGGACCGAACAAGCGTGTCTCCGGTCACCGAGGAGACGTTCGGCCCGGAGAGAAGCCACATGTAGATATGCACGAATCCTCCAACCCGGGTCGAGGCGGGCAGAGCGCCCTGCGGACCTTTGAATTTTAATCAGTCACCACCCAGTCCAATAAAAacgacctctcctcctccgctcctgGGAGCTGCTGTTGGAAAACAACCGAagcccagaccccccccccccccccccccccgatggaggCCAGGCGCCGCATGTCGGCTCCTGTTGTGGAATTGAGGTCGAAGCCTTCGCAGCGTTTTGTCTTGTTTCGGCGGACGCAGCCATGTCCGTCTCGGTAATGGATGTTTGGACAGGAGGAGAGATAGTTTGCTCAGATCTGACAGCGGGAGATTgggagattgggggggggggggcgtgggggggcaGATTGGTAACAAGCGCCAGGGCCGAGACGGCGAAGAAGGAGAGACCCGCCTAGACGAGGCGCGGGAGGAACTTGATCCGGGGGAAGGGCGGGAAAATGATGTCATTACCAAAAAGTGTGAAGCTGGTTACTAAAAATTCCGATTTTTCCAAATGTTCATGTGGGCAGTTTCCCTTTTACGAGTTTGGCTCTTTGATTAAATCCAGTGTTGTAGCATCTTAATTGCTTCTTAACTGCTTCTTCAATCAGTTAAAGCTGCAGAAATAGAAAGTCATCATCtgctcttccttcctttctgaGTCGCAGCGTTTTATTGGTCAAGATTAAGTCGACTGGAACATTCTGCATCCTTCATTCTTTT carries:
- the LOC134105257 gene encoding uncharacterized protein LOC134105257 codes for the protein MTAAAVQIKDQESTRSPQGVHQEPTRSPPGVHKESTRSPPGVHQESTRSPPGALQEPTRSPPGVHQESTRSPPGALQEPTRSPPGVHQESTRSPHGVHQESTRSPPGVHKESTRSPPGAHQEPTRSPQGVHQEHTRSPPGAHQEPTRSPQGVHQEPTRSPPGAHQESTRSPPGAHQEPTRSPPGAHQESTRSPPGAHQEPTRSPPGAHKEPTRSPPGAHQESTRSPPGAHQEPTRSPPGAHQESTRSPPGAHQEPTRSPPGVHQESPRSPPGAHQEPTRSPPGAHQEPTRPPAG